In a single window of the Streptomyces sp. NBC_00353 genome:
- a CDS encoding class III extradiol dioxygenase subunit B-like domain-containing protein, whose product MLVAAAVCPCPPLLVPEVAAGAASELDAARTACIDALGVLAAARPDLLIVIGPADVDGRGPHPEGSQGSFKGFGVDLDVRLGLGGDPGASAERPLPPSLAVGAWLLARADWADAPVEGLGVEETLAAERCANAGRELAARAGRVALLVMGDGSACRTLKAPGYLDERAVSFDTEASRALGAADLATLSALDESLAYELKVAGRAPWQMLAGAAEGAGLSGRLLYEDAPYGVGYMVATWF is encoded by the coding sequence ATGCTTGTCGCCGCAGCTGTCTGCCCCTGTCCGCCCCTGCTGGTACCCGAGGTCGCCGCCGGTGCCGCGTCCGAGCTCGACGCCGCGAGAACCGCCTGCATCGATGCCCTGGGCGTGCTCGCCGCGGCCCGCCCCGACCTGCTGATCGTGATCGGGCCCGCGGATGTCGACGGGCGCGGTCCGCATCCAGAGGGGAGCCAGGGCTCCTTCAAGGGGTTCGGCGTCGACCTCGATGTACGGCTGGGGCTCGGGGGAGACCCCGGCGCTTCGGCGGAGCGTCCGCTTCCACCGTCCCTCGCCGTCGGCGCGTGGCTGCTTGCCCGGGCGGACTGGGCCGACGCCCCGGTCGAGGGTCTCGGGGTGGAGGAGACGCTCGCAGCCGAGCGTTGCGCGAACGCCGGACGGGAGCTGGCGGCCAGGGCAGGCCGGGTGGCTCTGCTGGTCATGGGCGACGGCAGTGCCTGCCGCACGCTCAAGGCGCCCGGCTACCTGGACGAGCGCGCCGTTTCGTTCGACACGGAAGCGTCCCGGGCTCTCGGCGCCGCGGATCTCGCCACGCTGAGCGCGCTGGACGAGTCGCTGGCGTACGAACTGAAGGTGGCGGGCCGGGCGCCCTGGCAGATGCTGGCGGGCGCCGCGGAGGGGGCCGGCCTGAGCGGTCGGCTGCTCTACGAGGACGCCCCGTACGGTGTGGGATACATGGTCGCCACCTGGTTCTGA